atttatatacatttatatttgaaaGTTTTATCTAggattttaatattttaaacggTTTTTTgcattttcaataaaattgtttgttTCATGGTTTATTATGAATCGTTTTCCAAACCGAAAAACTGCAAATTATCATTCTAATAATCCTACAATGTCATCTCaacatttttcaaataattattgtaaGTAGGGTAGAAAAATTCTTAGTTAggatttatttatttcagcTGATAATCAACTAAATAGTCAAAATTGTATGGGTGGCAATAATTACAATCCTATCGTTTATCAACAAACTAGTATTTATCCCCCATATGGTTTCAATGGTTGTAATCCTGAATTTAATGGTGGTTTTTACCATAATCCAATAAACACAATTCCTAATCTTGTATCTGATTCAAAAACAAAGTATCTTTCTACTATCATTCATCCTAACAATGGAAAAGGAAAATCTATTATAAATTCACAACGAAATTCATATGCTACTACTAGTAATAGGAAATCTAAGTTTTTTCAGATGaacattaataaatcaaaagGTGCACAATTTCATTGTGATCTCTGTAAAGTACCATGTTCAGATCAAAAGGCATTGGATGATCATATCAAAGGTAAAAATCACAGAAGGCGTGAAGCATTAGTAAAGCAAAATAATGATGAATCAGTTAAGCAGGGTAGTGCATATAAATGTGAAGTTTGTGAGGTTTTATGTAGTAGTAAGGATGCTTTAATTAGCCATGTTAAAGGAAAAGCTCATGAAAAACAGATAGCAAATTTAAAAAGGCTAAAATTGCCAATACCTCAAGTAAATTACAATCCCGTGTCTTCGACTAAAGAACCATGTTATGATCCAGGAACAAATGAAGAAAAGATTGAAGATTTAGAAGAAAGTGGAGGTAAACAGGTAGTTGGTGAAGAATACattgaaataataaactGCAACATAACTGGGaaatttattgaatataGTTGTAAATTGTGTGAGTGTCGATTTAGTGATGTTAAcgcaaaaaatattcatcttTCTGGTAAGAGACATCATTCTTCATTTAGACAAAAAGTTAATCCTTCTTTTAATTCTGAAGTGATTAAAAAAGgtgaaaaaagaaattgtggtaaaaaagtaaaaactAAGGgcgtaaaaaaaaataaacttgaAAAACAACGTtctacatttttatttaacgatattttaaatcatgATACATCTTATGCTATGACATTTAGTTTGCCTATCTTTTATTCTTTAACACATgaagatgaaaaaatttatgaaaaatgtGAACAATTATCTTTATCTAGTGATAAACTAGCTAGTATTAATGAAGTGTACAAAATAGTAGAAGAagctataaaaaatttattttctattgaAGTGAAGCATTCTCCTGacaatgttttaaaaatcaaatgcATTGAAAAAGTTGGTATTCTTCCTTGTGGTATTGcaataaatattgataaacaatttgatttaaatcttgttttaaatgattatcCTACATGtgaaaactttaaatatattgttagTAATTTATCAGatgaattagaaaaaatatctCAAAGTAAATGGAAAATTGAACCAAAAATTGATGATTCATCTATAATAATAAGTCAGTTAGATACAGattttttcatttgtttATGTATTACTTCTCCTGCTTGTCGTGATtcaaatatatcaaatttacATACCTCTGAAGTGCTTTCATATGATTCTACAAATAACATCTTAAGAAAAGTAAGACATTTTAATTGGTTTGAGTATTACTACGGTTCAAATAAAGAGGTTAAATCTACAATTCAAATACTACGCCAAATAGCTTATAAGATACCATCATGGAAAGTATTTAGTGAAGATGTATATCTCATGcttcttttatttcataCATCAATATCATCATTAAAAGAAAGATTATATCCTTCAGGTCTACTTAGAAGATTTCTTGAAATGCTTGCATCAGGTTTAATTATTCCTCAGTCGTTTGTTATAATTGATCCATGTGAACGTGACGAGAGAAATGTTTTACAAAATCTTAGTCAACAAAATAGAGAAGATATTACAAATTGTGCTCAACATGCTTTAAGAATGATGTCTTTTAACAAGTTATcagatataatttttttgggAAAAAAAACTGAAGTTGGAAGTAGTTTTCCTGAAAAAACACTTGGTGAAAAAGACACTAATTGTTTAATTTCTCCTAGTCTTTGTGAAAATAATGGTGTTTCAAAAGATGAAATTTGTGACAATATGGATGTCTCCCGTAAAAGAAAGATTGATGGAATTATAGTCTTTCCAGGTGagatcattaaaaaaagggattgaattttttcttttttttttatacaataaataattcaaaaattttttctaattccagaagctaaaaatttaaaaaaagaattgtaATATCAAACTACACTAGTGATGTTTACATATTTGtcttaatttttgaattgaaaaattttttatatatttattgtttaatataaaaagttgaattttacaaaaagaattcaactttttaatatatgtaaacatacatattaatttagtattgttacattttttttcaaaactttataattatttaacgattaatgatattgttaaataattgtaGCAGGATATTAATAAACAAGTTTCAGGATTTTTTACGGGAAAGTGGTTGTGGTTGAAAATCTCTATGTCTTAGAGTTAATTGaagaagaatttttaaatattaagcGGGAGGAAAAGAAGTACTATTCTGTTTTGTTtcctttaaaatattattattaaaggGTATTTTACAACTGATAAACAGGAAATGATGAACAtgttatacaaaaaaaaagatttattgtCTTATATAAAGGATACTTTTTTTctgaataaataaatattttaaattataatttttttttttgtaaaatataataaattgataagaaaaagtttattataaattaaataagttTTAGTTTGataattaacataaaaaatcgaaaagtttgtatttttaattaaaaaaataaataaacgtttttttttattactttttgaaattatttttttaacatatgcatgttattgataaataaacttataaattgcatttaaaattataaatttttataataagacaaagaaatattttctattaaaatattgactactttttttaaaaacagaTTTTAAACTGTTTGTATATTATAAGAcatttcataaatttttaaaatttaaaaaaatagctACATTTGTTtgaaaattcatttttaatataaaaaaaaatattttaaacagctatcattaagaatattagtaatttataaaaattgtaattttatttataacattgaatattaataattttttttttaatataaattatcaaaaaattgttgacattttattttttgtgaAGTATTGACAATTAGTAAAGTGTATTCGATACTTAATAGAAGCATTAAAAACTTATTAAGTGTAAGAAGTATGTTCAATTGacaatttattaacatagtttgtttaaatgttataattactttgaaaattatatttattatcaagaaggtttttttattagtctTTCTAGTAATAAGTTATTAGGAACTATTGATTTCATTTCAAATTTCTTGTTAtctttagaaattttaattttttgtttgcTATTTTGAcgtgatttattttttttaagaattgaTTTTGGTAGTGATTTACCTTTCTTAACAAGTTTTGTTTCATTATCAACAACCAAAGCAACATCGGGAAGTGGATCTGGTCTAAAAGAATACCATGTCATAAGTAAATCTCTTAAACGATTTAATGGAGCTTTTCCAACAGCTCTTTCAATTGCGCAACTTAGGGAATCACTTTTTTGGAATCCTTTTTCTAGTAAATCATTCAATTGAGCTGATGGTCCAAATTTTTCTCCCTCAATGTCTAATACTCTATCACCttctaaaaatgttatttcaCCAATTGTATCAGGTTctatctaaaatattttaaattatattattattataaaaactatttaacATACagctaaaatataaaatgaattttgACTACCATAACATGTAACTCCAAGTTCTACTTTTTCTGATATTGGTTTTTGAATATTAAGACAAAAATACGCTGCTCCAGGTTCTCTACCTTCAAGtccaatatttttaaatctttctTTTGATATGGGTATATAGTTACCAATTCtaactattttaatattccATTGATTGACTTTTTGACTTGGTAATGAAATAGCTTcatttagtaatttttttccaCTTTCTTCAATTATTCTATCACCTAATactaaatattcaaaaagaCATTCATTTCCTTCAATATGTTCAATAACCAAAtcattgtttaaaataattgtattcGCTTCCTagaaattgttatttatattttttttaaaattttattaaacatacaatagtttcattaattttaattgttattatattttctttggTATTTTCTTTAAGTATTGAAAGATACTGTAGTtgttcctttttttttaaaagattagaCATTTgtgaaacaaaaataaaaatcagtatagaagattatttttacataatttttattataaataatttgtcttataatattttaatactaaaaaatgttatatgttaattttcattcactttaattgtaaaaaaaaatattcactATTTAAACATAGTTTAACATAAACTTTGAAACATCTAtcttatcaaatattttaatgttatcaaacacatatattttaaacaaagcCATTACAAttagtatataaatatgaatttcaaactgataaaaattatatttcaacTATGAAAGGTCTTTTTCTATTAGTTGTTACTGTCTTCTCACTTGTCATTTTTGGACAATCAAGAAATTGGTTTGAAGAAAAGAATGTAGTTTTACAACAACCAAATCAATTAAATCATGGTTTTGATTTTGTATTAAAGTTAGATGACACTCCTCAACATATAGGATTCGAATTTATGGATATGATACCAGAACcaaatttttctaatgaagaaatattaaaacaaaaaaaaaataaaagtcaAAAGAAAGTTGATAAAGCATCATtacaaataacaaaaaatctTTATGAAGAAAGTGCTGAATACGAAAGTGGAGATACTAATGCTGAAATTAAggtatttaattattaaaaagtatataaaatattttatttataggaATTTTTGAGTAATACTGATGGTCTTTATACTCTTCATGATAATTATGAGACACGTGAATATGCTCGAAATCATCGTGGACCATGTTATCGTAAAAATATGGAAAAAGCAGGTGAAAAAACTAAACCAAGATCATGGGAAATTGAAGGATTTGAAAAACAAATACCAAAGACTTTTGATTGGCGTAATGTAAATGGAACAAATTATTGCTCACCAAATCGTAATCAACATATACCAGGTAAGTATTTCAACaattattatacattttctaattacataaataaatattaataattattaattttttaaaatatagtttatTGTGGAAGTTGCTGggtaagtttttattatcttataataatttttaattaataggTCTTTGGAACAACTGGTGCATTAAATGATAGATTTAATATTGCAAGAAAAAATAGATGGCCAATGACTATGTTATCACCAcaagaaattattaattgtaatGGAAAAGGAAGTTGTCAAGGTGGTGAAGTTTTTGATGTTTTAGAGCATGCTAAAAATAAAGGTTTAGTTGAAGAggtatgtttataaaaaaatttttatgataaaattatttaataggGTTGCTCAAATTACAAAGCTGTTAATGATAAATGTGATCCATATAATCGTTGTGGTACCTGTTGGCCAGACAAATGTGAACCTGTTActaattatacaaaatattttattggtGATTATGGAAGAGTTAGTGGAAGATTAAATATGATGTcagaaattttatcaaaaggACCAATTGCATGTAGCATGTCATGTACACCAAAATTCGATTTTGGATATAAAAATGGAATTTATGCAGAAAGAGTCAATACAACTGAACCAAATCATATTGTTTCTGTCTCAGGATGGGGTATAGATGAAGAAACAAATGTTGAATATTGGATTGTAAGAAATAGTTGGGGTACGtataaattatgaaaaatatataacattattttctaatattttagGTGAAGCTTGGGGAGAACGTGGATGGTTTAGAATTGTCACTTCACAATACACAAATGGAACTGTAACAGGAAATGATTTAAATTTGGGAATTGAAAAAGATTGTTATTATGCTGATCCTATAATAACTAAtcttgattaattttttttatagttaaaaatatttcaattataatttaccaataaatcttttattcaaatttttctttacaaattttaataaaaataattgtttataaaaaataatctatgattaaaataaaataatgttttcttcaattttaaaagtaccagatattttaaaacaagaAATATCTAGAAATTCTTCTAGATCAGTAAAACCACTTTCATCTGAAAATTGTTCAAAATGGCCATCTACTTGGAAATATGTTAACAAAGATGAAATACAACCATcaagttttaatataaattttaatgaaccCGACACAAcaacattaaaaatgttagCGGATGAAGCTATAGAGAAAGAACCAAAAGTAGAGATGGATGAAGATGACGATTCTGATTCAACATCTTTAACTAAATCAGAATATTtagatgaaaaattaaaaggtAATTGTAATGGAAAACGATTAAGTCAAAGAAATTCATCAACTTTAGATGAAGATATGAGAGTTGATGGATCATTTATAATTGATGTAGTAGGCGGAAGTGTAAAactagaaaaatatataatattaaaagatttaaaatttgatccATTTACTTCTAATTTGGAAATAGTGTTTCAAAAAGATGTGTATTTTCGATGGCAGCATGTAACTGCCAATACATTTAGAAGTGTTGTTCATTTAAAAACGAGAAAACTCGGTGCATCAAATATGGAGTGTTGTGATAATGTtacaaataaacaaaatgatataaattctgaagtaaatattaaagttcAATTTGCAACTCTTCCAAcaataattcattattttaacaGAAATAAACCATATATTTATCAGCAAAAGAGTATTACCCTAAAGCACATTGAGTTAAAAAGTAAAGACAAGAAAGAGATCTACCGAATGAATTAAAActaactttaatttttataacactctatacaattaatataaactATTAACAATATGTTATTCATGAACAATAAACGTTTTAAATGTCTCTTTGTCAATCAAACTGAATTCATGTGAATCTGTTCTAAGggcatttatattttatatgttttaagtatataaaattagtttttgcaaaagattcaaattttataattaattttcaattatatgcctcaatattttttaactataatttaaaattgcaAAAATTATGGaagaaacaaataaatattttagaagcaaaaatataaatttgagAAATATATGGTTTTCACAagcaataaaattttataatacatcAAATGTAAGTTTGAATGTTTTTCttgatttataattttaaattgttaagTTAACTGgaaatataacaaattttttgattcaaAATTGGCTAGTATCTGATATCCGAGAAACTACCATACCAAAAACCTTGCCAATATTAAAACGTACAAGTGGACAATTTTCAGCCAACCATATACTTCAGATAAATTCAATAAGGCGAATTGAtacttcatttttttcacaatatattactttaactgaaaagaaaatagatttgtcatttttttatggaagtaatgatgaaaatcaaaatgaaaatcagaatgaaaaaaaaaaatcttgtttaaataatattgataagaaagataataaaagatGTTTAATGTTTGAATTATTTGATGGTGAAAATACATACTTTGGAATCGAAAATGAAgttatagattttttttcaacGTCAACTCCGCCTGGTGTAAAAGTGCATATAATTggaatgataaaatttcaaaaaaacataatatttttaaataaatcatcTATTGTTTTAATTGGAGGAGAAGTTGAAAGTTTATACAAATCTAATAACagtttaaatatattgaaaagcGAATTAAAGTTTGTAAATCAACCGCTGTTAACATGCTTAAAAAAGAAtgaatcatttattttttcatacaAAAGTCAAAAAGAAGAAGCCATGgcaaataaagaaatatctcaaatcaatcaaataaaaatagatagtTTTAGtgatatagaaaaaaataatcataatgaagaatttttaaacaataaaaaattatctgaAGATTTTGAGAACAATGTAATTAATGCAAACAATTCTTCATTTAGCTATTTAGAACCACTTGGTACGCCCAATTTAAGTGAATTTATTATTCATCCTATTcctaaagataaaataaacacTCATACAATAAATGATTCAACTAGTATAAATGAAGATGTCATGATTTCGACTTTGCAACAACCAAAACAAAATCAATCTTCAATCCAAAATTTACTTAGCGTAAGTCTAACAAAAGATTCtgaaaatagtaaaaaatgtaatttaaaaaacgaATCACTagaatgtaaaaaaattgtaaatgaGCAAATCCCTTGTACTTCTAATTTTAACCATAGTGAAGATAAATGTTTAACAATATTTCTACCTGAGAATACTAATAAAAactcttttttaaatacatatgAAAAAAAGGATATTAGTAATTATGATAAAgagaatatattaaaaaggcAATTTAATGATAACTATGATTTTTTCAATACTTCAATTGttgacataaaaaaaatgaaaatgcaaaaaaatgaagataatttgtcttttgaaaaaattgtttcaaTTCAAGAAGCCATAAGATTAGCATCAATTTCTTTTGCAGCATATCACGCAACAGTGAAAGGTGAAGTTACAAAGataattaacaatttatCAGTTGAAGATAATCAATGGACAATGAAAGTTGCGATAATTGATGATAGTAAAACATCTCTAGAATGTCTACTAGATAATGTGGTAATACAAGATTTTTTAGAAATGACAGCTGAAGAGATACTACTTTtaagaaaaacaaattttacaCGACAAAAAGAAATTGCAAAAAACCGATTAAATTGTTTACTTGAACgactaaaattaaaaaacttagtcttcaatattcatatttttgaTTCTTCACTTATTACACCTgtaatagttaaaataagaaCATTTAACcagtttatatataaaatttgttaaaaatgtttatagttataattcatatgtatatttataaaaataaaagtatattttaaatactgATTAATGTTTGTATTTATAATGTCCTATTCTAGCTAATTGAATAGCAGCCGTACACATAACTAAGAAATTGACGGATGCTAAGTAATAGTTTACTGGTATAATAACAAAACAATACCTTGTCCAAATTCCTCCAGTAGCAAACAAAGCCGTAttctataattaaaaaaataaacaaaatactataaatatattcacCTGTGATAATGAAAGTTTTTCAGCTGGTCTACGTAAGTCTCCCAAAGATGCAATAACCAAACACcactataaaaattaaaaattagtatgaaataataatttattaattattaatatggTAAAGTattgcttttttttattgacttaaattaatattattttttaaaataaaaaaaataaaaatgaagaatatTTTCCATTAAATTTTACCAACCTTTATAGTTGGAGCccaaaaaaaaacactttTTGGTCCAAGTTCTTTATTGTTCCAAATTGGTTTTGCAAAAGCAGGTAATATAGGATAAATAATCTTATCACCTAAATGACAGATTGATCGATATATACGGGAAGCCATTATACTTATAATTCacacaaaattatatataaccAATACACTATTGATTCTAATttcctttttaaaaataatgaatacaTTTAATTCCCAATATGTGAATTAGTAATCGTGTTAAGacattgtaaaaaatttttttttactaggacaaaaattgataaacaTCATCGATAAGAAaactaatataaaaaataaaatgataaaaaagtgAACTTTGAAATAATGATACACtactattaaatataaaagtttatacaaattaaaatgtaataatgtaaaataaaattagtctaaattatgaaaatttcattaaaataaatttttgaaaccacaaattctaaaaattttttaaaacagtTACACATCTTGATttcaaaaaaagtaattatatatcaaaaataagtttgttaaaaattacttaattAATTAGATAAAAGCTGGattgtacaaaaaaaatattactaagAGTATATCTTCTCCATCAATTTAATGGTCATGGAAAAATTTCCAGAATATAgtgtaaataaaatgattatgtGCTTGCCACGACCagttatttttgttatatttatacaatttagCAACAATTTGATCCAGAAGATCCACTTCCTCCACTGTTTGGAGCATTTGGTGATGATGGTGAATGTTGAGGTCCTAGTTTAATACCATTTGCctcattattaatatcaaagATACCTTCTTGTATCTTACGATATATTTCTTTAGCAGTATCAATAAAAGAATCCTCTACACTTACAGCAGTTTTTGCAGATGTTTCCATAAAAATCAAACCATGTTCACGTGCAAAAGCTTCAccttcttcttttttaactTCTCTACGTGCTTCAAGATCACTTTTATTTCCAATAAGCATAATAACCATATTTGAATTTGAATGTTGACGAGCATCTTCGAGCCATGAAGTTAGATGATTAAATGTATCTCTTCTTGTGATATCATAAACAAGAAGAGCACCTGCAGCTCCACGGTAATAAGATCTTGTTATAGAACGGAAAGATTCTTGACCTGCTGTATCCCATATTTGAAGTTTTATTTGCTTTCCATCAATAGTTATCATACGTGCACCAAATTCAACACCAATAGTTAAATCATGAACTGGTTGAAAACGCTTATCAGTAAATTGAAGAAGTAAACATGATTTCCCTACTCCTGTGTCaccaataataatatatttaaaaagataggAATAAGACATAATGGActacaaaaaataatctgaaaattgttatatcaatataaaaatgtaaaaagtATACAATTTTCAACATGTCACGCgatatgttattttaaatgaacaTTAGAATACATCAACACGTGAGTGTTTCCCATTGATTAGATTCTTCGAGTATtaaatcaatttaaaaaaaattttttttcaacataaaaatagataacatttatctttttttttacatgggtatacaaataaaaatctcattaaaagtaatatccAACTAACTATATCATGTGTATGTATATTCTCTATACATAATGaaagaagaaataataacaaattcTATTGGAAAGATACACCAAGTTAGTTTATATATTAGAAATGCTTAATATAAACTAGCATATATTCTGTAACTCATTTTCATGTACCCCTAGCCATGAGGCTATATATAGGAAAAAGCGATTAACCATATATGAAAACAAAAATGGCCAGTCGATATACGATAGAAAAGGCATATTTTGACACGTGTACTACAGCTtcgtatttaaaaaagaattaaattaattaaaataaaatttgtagaTATCTACAATCATTTGGTATTAatactttataatttttaaatgtataaagTTGTTTAgataagagaaaaaaaaaaacaacttaattaaaaagaattaaaaaaagcataaaaataaactttaatcAATCATATTGAATagacaaaataattttatattagtaTTGTGGTATTTTATTTGGTGAAAAATGTTTGATTGGTACAAACTCATAAACAGTGTAGAAAAGTTATCTTTAATGAACTTTTATATGTAAagaacataaaaaaaaaatagttttattgaaatggaaagtttgaaaaatttttgctCATGACaaactaattttttcataaacaataattttgtgaatgttgaaatttaattatacttattataaaaaaaaaatagttgtacaataaaaaaatttgataaatcaTGTTTAAGAAATGTTTTATCAAATTCATATATActtaaatacatatatatatttcctAGTAAAGACTAAATAGacattgaatttttttttttgtagaacaaatttatacatagttgataaaattttaaatatactagatgtataaaatatttaagaagaatatttaatgtttgcTTAAGGAACCATATAATCTAATAATAATCTAATTACATCCTTTTTTAAAGATGgcatgataaatatttattttgtgaATACTAATAGTTGgataaaacaatataaaaccttttattttaatcaaaaagtatttatttaaaatgttgaagaaagtaaacaataaatatctgtatgaaaaatattttataggaaataaaaattatttagtatggaactaaaatgttttattttaatgataaagtttaaatttcattaaacAAATTATGAAATGGTTGATAAATGATTaccattaaattttttgctataataaaaaaaatatatataattaaattatattattttataaaataaattaaaa
This Strongyloides ratti genome assembly S_ratti_ED321, chromosome : 2 DNA region includes the following protein-coding sequences:
- a CDS encoding Ras-related protein Rab-2B produces the protein MSYSYLFKYIIIGDTGVGKSCLLLQFTDKRFQPVHDLTIGVEFGARMITIDGKQIKLQIWDTAGQESFRSITRSYYRGAAGALLVYDITRRDTFNHLTSWLEDARQHSNSNMVIMLIGNKSDLEARREVKKEEGEAFAREHGLIFMETSAKTAVSVEDSFIDTAKEIYRKIQEGIFDINNEANGIKLGPQHSPSSPNAPNSGGSGSSGSNCC
- a CDS encoding Mitochondrial pyruvate carrier 2; this encodes MASRIYRSICHLGDKIIYPILPAFAKPIWNNKELGPKSVFFWAPTIKWCLVIASLGDLRRPAEKLSLSQNTALFATGGIWTSIRQFLSYVYGCYSIS
- a CDS encoding Cathepsin Z, which translates into the protein MKGLFLLVVTVFSLVIFGQSRNWFEEKNVVLQQPNQLNHGFDFVLKLDDTPQHIGFEFMDMIPEPNFSNEEILKQKKNKSQKKVDKASLQITKNLYEESAEYESGDTNAEIKEFLSNTDGLYTLHDNYETREYARNHRGPCYRKNMEKAGEKTKPRSWEIEGFEKQIPKTFDWRNVNGTNYCSPNRNQHIPVYCGSCWVFGTTGALNDRFNIARKNRWPMTMLSPQEIINCNGKGSCQGGEVFDVLEHAKNKGLVEEGCSNYKAVNDKCDPYNRCGTCWPDKCEPVTNYTKYFIGDYGRVSGRLNMMSEILSKGPIACSMSCTPKFDFGYKNGIYAERVNTTEPNHIVSVSGWGIDEETNVEYWIVRNSWGEAWGERGWFRIVTSQYTNGTVTGNDLNLGIEKDCYYADPIITNLD
- a CDS encoding Zinc finger RNA-binding protein; translated protein: MNRFPNRKTANYHSNNPTMSSQHFSNNYSDNQLNSQNCMGGNNYNPIVYQQTSIYPPYGFNGCNPEFNGGFYHNPINTIPNLVSDSKTKYLSTIIHPNNGKGKSIINSQRNSYATTSNRKSKFFQMNINKSKGAQFHCDLCKVPCSDQKALDDHIKGKNHRRREALVKQNNDESVKQGSAYKCEVCEVLCSSKDALISHVKGKAHEKQIANLKRLKLPIPQVNYNPVSSTKEPCYDPGTNEEKIEDLEESGGKQVVGEEYIEIINCNITGKFIEYSCKLCECRFSDVNAKNIHLSVIKKGEKRNCGKKVKTKGVKKNKLEKQRSTFLFNDILNHDTSYAMTFSLPIFYSLTHEDEKIYEKCEQLSLSSDKLASINEVYKIVEEAIKNLFSIEVKHSPDNVLKIKCIEKVGILPCGIAINIDKQFDLNLVLNDYPTCENFKYIVSNLSDELEKISQSKWKIEPKIDDSSIIISQLDTDFFICLCITSPACRDSNISNLHTSEVLSYDSTNNILRKVRHFNWFEYYYGSNKEVKSTIQILRQIAYKIPSWKVFSEDVYLMLLLFHTSISSLKERLYPSGLLRRFLEMLASGLIIPQSFVIIDPCERDERNVLQNLSQQNREDITNCAQHALRMMSFNKLSDIIFLGKKTEVGSSFPEKTLGEKDTNCLISPSLCENNGVSKDEICDNMDVSRKRKIDGIIVFPEAKNLKKEL